The nucleotide sequence TGACCGGCAATACCGACGAAGCCGACACACTGTCGTTGGCTAACGGTGCCAACATTTCCGGCGGCACCATTACTGGTATCAGCAACCTCGACGTGGTCAGTGGCGCCTCCGTCACCATGACGGAAGCCCAACACGATGCGTTCGCTTCCATCGCCGGCACTGGCACCAATCTGATCGCGCTGTCCGCCGCCGACGATGACGGCATCGTCACGGGCGACTCTGACATCGAATACTACACGCTGGGCGCCGCCCTTGACTTCACCCTCGGAGCCGCCGCTCAAAACGTCAGCGGCAGCAGTGGCGACGACACGGTCAACATCGGCAGCCTCAATGCCACCGGCACGCTCAACGGCGGCGACGGCACCGATACGCTGCAAGTGGGCAACGTCGGCAATGTTTCCACCGCCACCGTTTCTAATTTTGAGAACCTGACCGTTGCCTCCGGCGGCACGATATTGGCGAGCGCGCATCAACTGTCGCAGTTCGCGGGCACCATTACGGCCGCGGGCTCCGAAACGGTGATTGTCAGTGGCGACGGTGCCTTCACCACCCTGCCCAACATCGAAACCTTCACGGTTTTGGATGATTCGACCAATGCACGCACCATCACCCTCGGCGCGGCCAACACCAGCGTCTCCGCTACCAACGCCACCGACGCGGTGACGTTCAACCTCGGTGCCTTGACCTACACCGGAACCCTCACGGGAGAAGGCACCGTCAACGACACCGTGCAACTGAGCACGGGTGCCAACATCGCCGGTGGCACGCTCACCGCCATCGAAAACCTCACCCTCGCCAGCAATGCCTCGGTCACCCTGAACCCGACTCAACTCGCGTCGTTCAGCACGATCAATGCGTCCGGCACCGAAACCGTGACCATCACCGGCGACGGTAATTTCAGCACGGTGGCCAACATCGAATCGTTCATCGCCGGTGACAGCACCACCGACAGTCGAACCATCACGCTGGCGCAGGCGACGGCCGAAGTGGACGCCACCGCCGAGACGGACGCGATCACGTTCTCCATCGCGTCCGCCCTTACCTTCACGGGCACGCTGACCGGCGAGGCCACCACGGCCGACACGCTCGAACTGGCGGCCGACGCCAACATCAGTGGAGCGACGATCGCAGGTATTTCAAATCTAACGCTGGCCACCAGTGGAGGGGCCACCATGACACCGGCTCAACTCACTGCCTTCACCGGCACCATCACGGCCCCGGGCTCCAATACCGTAACCTTCAGCGCAGCTGGCACTTTAAGCGGAACCAACCTCGACGCCATCGAAACCTTCGTCATCGGTGTGGGGGGATCAAAGACCATCACCCTTCCCGCCACCAACGCCTCCGGCAAAACTCTGGTCGTCATTAGCACTCTCGACGGCGACCACTATGAGGTAACCGGCTCCGACGGCGATCAGACCATAGCGGGGTCCAATGCGGCCGACATCATCGACGGCGGCGCGGGGAATGACACCCTCAGTGGCGCCAACGGCGCGGACACCCTCACTGGCGGCGCCGGAACGGATCGCTTCACCGGCAGCTTTTCCCAACTCAACGGCGATACCATCACCGACCTATCCGCCGGCGAAACGATTCTTCTCACCGGCGTGACCGGCCTCTCCACCGCCAACGTGCGCTTCAACGGCGCGAAGTTGGAGATCGACACCGACGCCACGACCTTTGCTGCGGTCGAAGTCACCATCACCACCTCCACCGACCTTTCGACCACCCTTGGCATCAGCACCGTCGTCGATCTCGGATCCGACACGCTGATCACCATCCAACCACTTCCTCCGACCGTCACCGCGGTCACGGCGAGCACCGCCAACGGCACCTACAAGGCGGGAGACCTTATCAACATCACCGTTCAGTTCAGCGGTGACGTCACCGTGACCGGCACCCCGACCCTCACCCTCGAAACCGGCATCACCGACCGCGCGGTCAACTACGCTTCGGGCAGCAACACCGATACCCTTACCTTCACCTACACGGTGCAGGCCGGTGACACTTCGTCTGATCTCGACTATCACAGCACGTCCGCGCTCACCGCCGGCACCAGTATCAAAGACGCCTTCAATCAGGACGCTGTGCGCACCCTGCCCGCTCCCGGTGCCTCGAATTCCCTCGGAGCCAACAAGGCGATCGTGATCGACACGACCGCGCCGACCGTCACCTCGGTGGCGGTCCCCTCCGACGACACCTACGTCGCTGACGACAACCTCGATTTCACGGTCAACTTCGTCGAAAACGTCACCGTGACGGGCACGCCCCAACTTGCTCTGACGATCGGATCGACCACCCGCCAAGCGACATACCAATCGGGATCCGACAGCACTGCCCTCGTCTTCCACTACACCGTGCAGACCGGCGACCTCGACGCCGACGGCATCGCCGTCGGCTCCCTCAGCGCCAATAGTGGCACCCTGCGTGATACCGCGGGCAACGACGCCACCCTCACCCTCAACGCCGTCGGCAGCACCGCCGCCGTGCTCGTGGATGCGGTTGCTCCCACGGTCAGCTCTGTCGACGTGCCGACTTCGGCCAGCTACCGTGCCGGCCAGTCCTTGGACTTCACGGTCAACTTCACGGAAAATGTGAACATCGCCACGGCGAATCCGACATTGGCCATCACCGTGGGCGCGACCAGTCGCACCGCCGACTACGTCAGTGGCAGCGGCACGAACGCGCTCCTCTTCCGCTACACCGTGCAAGCCGGTGAAACCGATACCGACGGTATCGCCGTGGGCGCACTCGCCACCACCGGAACCCTCCGTGACGGCGCGGGCAATGACGCGACCCTCACGCTCAACAGCGTCGGGTCCACCGCCGCCGTGCTCGTCGATACCACCGCTCCGACCATCTCGATCGGTGCCCCTTCAGCCACGCTCACTTCCACCACCAACGTGACTTACACGGTGACCTACGTCGACGCCGCGTTCAACGCGTCCACCTTGGCCGCCGGTAACGTCACGGTGAACAAAACCGGCACCGCCGACGCGACCACCGCGGTCACCGGCACGGGCACGACCCGCACCGTCACCCTCTCCGGCATCACCGGCGACGGCACCCTCGGCATCAGCATCGCGGCGGGCACGGCCACCGATACGGCCGGCAACACCGCTCCTTCCGCCGGTCCGTCGACGACCTTCACCGTCGACAATACCGCGCCGAATGCACCGGCGGTCACCGCCATCACCGAGGACACCGGAGCGTCCGCCGCCGACGGCGTCACCTCCGATACCGGCCTGATCATTTCCGGCACCGCCGAAGCCAATGCATCGGTCGAAGTCTTCGTTGACGAGGCCTCCATCGGCACGGCCAACGCCGACGGCTCCGGCGCATGGTCCTACGACCACTCCGGCACCGCGTTGACCGAGGCCACCTACAGCATCACCGCCAAGTCCACCGACAGCGCCGGCAACACCTCCGCCGCCTCCACCGGCATCGACGTCACGATCGACACCACCGCTCCGGCTGCACCCGCGATCACGGGCATCAGTGATGACACCGGCGACAATACCACCGACCAGATCACCAGCGACACCACGCTGATCCTTTCGGGCACCGCCGACGCGGGCACCACGGTCACTCTGACCCGCCTCAGTGCCGGTGAGATCGGCACGGCCACCGCCAACGAAGATGGCGCTTGGTCTTACGACTACACTGCCACCGAACTGGGCGCTGGTGAACATAGCTTCACCGCCACCGCCACCGATACGGCGGGTAACGCATCCAACGCGTCCGACGCGTTGATCGTCACGGTCGATACCGCCACGCCCGATGCACCCGTGATCACGGCCATCAGCGCCGACTCGGGCACCGCCACCGACCAGATCACCAACGACAACACCCTCACCGTATCCGGCACCGCCGAGGCGGGTGCCACTGTCACGGTGACGCGCAACGGCGCCGGGAACCTCGGCACCACCACCGCCGACGGCACCACCGGCGCGTGGACCTACGATTACACCGCGACCGAACTGCCCGACGGGGATTACATCTTCGGTGCCACCGCCACCGATACCGCCGGTAACACCTCGATCGCCGCCGCCGACTTCCCCGTCACGATCGACACGACCGCGCCCACCGCCCCTGTTGTCACCGGAGTTTCCGATGACACTGGCAACTCGGCCTCCGACGCCATCACCTCGGATCAAACGTTGTCCATCTCCGGCACCGCCGAAGGTAATGCAACGATCAACGTGCTCATCGGTGGCACCTCCATCGGCACCACCACCGCCGACGGCACGGGTGCCTGGACCTTCGATCACACGGCCGCCACTCTCGCGGCCGGTTCCTACACCATCACCGCGACCGCCACGGATACCGCGGCCAACACCAGTGACACCTCGGCCGACCTCGCACTCATCGTGCGACTCGCCCCGACCATCAGCGATGTCGCTGTCAGTGGAAAGTTTGGAGAACCCTTCGTTTTTGTCGTGGAGGCGCACAATCCTCCGCTTACCTTCAGTGCCACCGACCTACCCGATGGACTCAGCATCAGTGGAGCTACGATATCGGGAACGCCAACCGCCACCGGAACGTTCAACGCAACCATCACCGTGAACAATGTCGCGGCATCCAGCTCAGCGACCTACACGATTACGATCAACAAAGCCGAGCAAACCATCAGCTTCACCAATCCCGGCAGCAAAGTCTTCGGCGACGCCGCCTTCGACCTGGGTGCGACCGCGTCCTCGGGCCTTGCGGTTACTTACAGCGTCGTTTCCGGTCCCGCTACCGTCACCGGCAGCACGCTCACCATCACCGGCGCTGGCGAAGTCACCGTCCGCGCTTCTCAGGCTGGTAACGACAACTACCTCGCCGCGACCGATGTCGACCAAACCTTCACCATTGAGAAGGCCGTCGCCACCGTCACCCTCGGCAATCTTGCCGCCACCTACGATTCCGGTAGCCATCAAGCCAGCGTAACGACCGTGCCTGCCAGCCTCCAAGTCGACGTGACCTACGCTGGCTCCGCCACTCTGCCTGTCGCCGCGGGCACCTACGCGGTCGTTGCCACGATTAATGAGCCCAACTACCAAGGCTCGGCCACCGGCAGCCTCGTCATCGCCCAAGCGGCACAGACGATCGCTTTCGCCAATCCCGGTGCCATGACCTTCCTGGACGAACCCTTCGCCGTCGCGCCGACCGCGTCCTCCGGTCTCGGCGTCGTCGTTTCAGTCGTTTCCGGCCCGGCCACCGTCTCGGCCAACACCGTCACGATTACCGGCGCGGGGGAAATCACCCTGCGCGCCGCGCAGGCAGGCAACGCCAACTACCTGGCCGCCGCGGACGTCGACCAGACCTTCAATGTCGCCAAGGCCGCCGCCACCGTCGTCCTCTCCGATCTGGAGCAGACCTACACCGGAGCCGCCCTGGCTCCGACGATCACCAC is from Synoicihabitans lomoniglobus and encodes:
- a CDS encoding beta strand repeat-containing protein, giving the protein MIRNSFLFCASMLFAVTAMAAAPADENYDDNTSSTVAISTGSTYTLDGIVYSTHRSDGTLEPVNWFLANSILPNTTLDDGDNAFAPNLDIALSNIAEIRIGSENGDEFRLISLVMDATPVTNDSETTITITGYKDGSAVGGATDTVDFTTSDASGTITYVKGSGNSGSLTFDSNWNNIDQIRLVGSGSIGIIIPLFDDFDFDAAVGASTPGTFTFDTTSSVPSTTLTSTISGVTLTATSSGGGDFDLQNISPYGNVLFAPNQNIETTWTLSFSAPINISQMFFAEGANRTIGNYRITPNTGTAVVVPAASGSVLETVSTPGFLGVTSIVFSYTDSGFSLPANGESWQLAVDSIVFTVAATAPEIAVSGNSTAIADGDGSPAEADHTDFGSTAVAGGTVSRTFTITNSGSGALTLSGTPKVVVSGTHSADFTVTSQPTSPVASGGGTTTFTVQFDPSDSGSRTATLSIANDDSDENPFNFSIKGTGTAAASDIFDFETATASGGSSVTQTVAGITLTITDNGTEDNWLVLDANDLRGSVDNLCYLNSETASTVTFTFDAEVDLQNLLYQDVTGPDFETSSANYVFTPTGGSGSNSAVTIPYTSLSTDSSVGRFGTINLNWSNVSSFTMTVTADAGDLVLPQPAFDTIVFTAAATPSNTAPTDIALSASSVNHSDGTNATVGTLSTTDADSGDSHTYTLVAGSGDTNNASFNINGTSLRANDPSELPNTTYSVRIQTNDGNSGTYAEAFTITVTPATAATSTGANFDTTSGGNLSPALIFGSADESLTIGNTSHIAGSTANGGAGTDILSIPTGSDLTGLSSLTNFESLTLASDASVTMSVAQHDAFSGTITAAGTEQITFSATGGDTTTTGFPAIETYVLGTGGISFTLGTAGQSVTGSSGADTINIGSLNATGTLNGGDGTDTLQVGNVGNVSTATVSNFENLTVASGATILMAANQSSQFTGTITAAGSETVIVSGDGAFTTLANIEAFTVLDDSTNARTVTVSSAGTSVTATHASDAVLFQVGGITYTGTLTGNTDEADTLSLANGANISGGTITGISNLDVVSGASVTMTEAQHDAFASIAGTGTNLIALSAADDDGIVTGDSDIEYYTLGAALDFTLGAAAQNVSGSSGDDTVNIGSLNATGTLNGGDGTDTLQVGNVGNVSTATVSNFENLTVASGGTILASAHQLSQFAGTITAAGSETVIVSGDGAFTTLPNIETFTVLDDSTNARTITLGAANTSVSATNATDAVTFNLGALTYTGTLTGEGTVNDTVQLSTGANIAGGTLTAIENLTLASNASVTLNPTQLASFSTINASGTETVTITGDGNFSTVANIESFIAGDSTTDSRTITLAQATAEVDATAETDAITFSIASALTFTGTLTGEATTADTLELAADANISGATIAGISNLTLATSGGATMTPAQLTAFTGTITAPGSNTVTFSAAGTLSGTNLDAIETFVIGVGGSKTITLPATNASGKTLVVISTLDGDHYEVTGSDGDQTIAGSNAADIIDGGAGNDTLSGANGADTLTGGAGTDRFTGSFSQLNGDTITDLSAGETILLTGVTGLSTANVRFNGAKLEIDTDATTFAAVEVTITTSTDLSTTLGISTVVDLGSDTLITIQPLPPTVTAVTASTANGTYKAGDLINITVQFSGDVTVTGTPTLTLETGITDRAVNYASGSNTDTLTFTYTVQAGDTSSDLDYHSTSALTAGTSIKDAFNQDAVRTLPAPGASNSLGANKAIVIDTTAPTVTSVAVPSDDTYVADDNLDFTVNFVENVTVTGTPQLALTIGSTTRQATYQSGSDSTALVFHYTVQTGDLDADGIAVGSLSANSGTLRDTAGNDATLTLNAVGSTAAVLVDAVAPTVSSVDVPTSASYRAGQSLDFTVNFTENVNIATANPTLAITVGATSRTADYVSGSGTNALLFRYTVQAGETDTDGIAVGALATTGTLRDGAGNDATLTLNSVGSTAAVLVDTTAPTISIGAPSATLTSTTNVTYTVTYVDAAFNASTLAAGNVTVNKTGTADATTAVTGTGTTRTVTLSGITGDGTLGISIAAGTATDTAGNTAPSAGPSTTFTVDNTAPNAPAVTAITEDTGASAADGVTSDTGLIISGTAEANASVEVFVDEASIGTANADGSGAWSYDHSGTALTEATYSITAKSTDSAGNTSAASTGIDVTIDTTAPAAPAITGISDDTGDNTTDQITSDTTLILSGTADAGTTVTLTRLSAGEIGTATANEDGAWSYDYTATELGAGEHSFTATATDTAGNASNASDALIVTVDTATPDAPVITAISADSGTATDQITNDNTLTVSGTAEAGATVTVTRNGAGNLGTTTADGTTGAWTYDYTATELPDGDYIFGATATDTAGNTSIAAADFPVTIDTTAPTAPVVTGVSDDTGNSASDAITSDQTLSISGTAEGNATINVLIGGTSIGTTTADGTGAWTFDHTAATLAAGSYTITATATDTAANTSDTSADLALIVRLAPTISDVAVSGKFGEPFVFVVEAHNPPLTFSATDLPDGLSISGATISGTPTATGTFNATITVNNVAASSSATYTITINKAEQTISFTNPGSKVFGDAAFDLGATASSGLAVTYSVVSGPATVTGSTLTITGAGEVTVRASQAGNDNYLAATDVDQTFTIEKAVATVTLGNLAATYDSGSHQASVTTVPASLQVDVTYAGSATLPVAAGTYAVVATINEPNYQGSATGSLVIAQAAQTIAFANPGAMTFLDEPFAVAPTASSGLGVVVSVVSGPATVSANTVTITGAGEITLRAAQAGNANYLAAADVDQTFNVAKAAATVVLSDLEQTYTGAALAPTITTDPTGLTVELTYDSAATAPTAAGSYVVVATIVDANYQGADDDTFIITKANQTVTIGAVGTLTAGIATELSATASSGLTPVTFAVTSGAATFSGSTLTALSTAPITITAAQAGDANYNAGSTSLTITSIQKQSQTITFAALANQQANSDPFDLSATASSGLNVTFTVVSGPVMLSGNTVTMTGASGTVTVRADQAGDAIFAAATPVTRTFEVIQAGPLIYFGTTNEDVEFAAQIPEGSTTGTLFGFITQSQQYYILTFQVNEDRTITALDLQILGDPVIAATSLAQRPLRRIVREAAAERTTARDLAYTFTGTIQNGLLNLNIAELGVTLTGAVEPPDGPTKPIAGLYESTSLNSANGTTSSIVGTSGKVYVLAVTPRVITGGSGTVGANGTFDLTTNQTVRIIGNVDAPSTTVTGTIILPDGEEDPFAGLSTDTLRTDRLINLSTRAHVDATTDSGALVAGFVIGGDSPKRVLLRAVGPGLVQFGLTTALPDPQVTIYNSAGEVIAEVDNWGGDAETTATMSNIGAFPLAADSLDAVYTTELAPGAYTMRVTNNGAGGVAIAEIYDAAENPNSEYQRLINISSRGRVIGGEGVLVGGFIVTGNSPKRVLVRGAGPGLAAYHVPGVLSDPTLKVYNSQEQVIAANDNWETPTPIIVGQRTATAAEITAANAQLGAFAFAAGATDAALIITLSPGAYTVELDAATAGESGNALIEIYEIPE